A genomic stretch from Phormidium ambiguum IAM M-71 includes:
- a CDS encoding ATP-binding protein, translating into MKHLKNKLKKNSPPLPLRLLLTVPFALLITASVALTGWISFIASKQTMNDLVAQLLQQATKRISEPLDYLDSLPNANQVAQESGQSVLKDLQISPNSQIFILNRSGKIIAYSTPTTKDIPDYLVAQKLIHQQSIIKYSVQFLIKNFDNLYAIEKSETLNFTANGNKYLLQVKPFSESDLENKHSIDWLIVAVVPESDFMNQVNANTRVTFMLCLLALILSIALLLFISLRIELKLRRLIEATQAIAQGNLNQEVLGSNVAELEYLARAFNQMSQQLQKYRSQSEYYSNILERRVESKTRQLKQKNWELKKAKKAAEAANHAKTTFLANMSHELRTPLNVILGFAQQMTRHELTTPSQQSRLDVINRSGSHLLKLINNILSLSKIEAGQMTLDETAFDFYALLDDIEQMLLPKASLKGLQLIFQRSEKVPQYVRTDESKLRQVLMNLLENAIKFTSSGSVTLQVQVTDRLRLSLNQKSSKVKALLFCISDTGSGIAREELESLFKPFVQTETGKRSQTGTGLGLPISRQFIKLMSGDIRVKSKLGKGTTFRFYIRVGLADAREVDNHLLSPRVIGLAPNQQKYRILVVDDQWENRLLLSECCQEVGFQVWQASNGKEAIELWQQHKPHLIWMDIRMPIMDGYQATQHIRKQPNGEETVIIALTASVFDVKRKQAFDVGCNDFVAKPCPEAVIFEKMALHLGVRYLYETQSSHLQHRLVPQITPESLSVLPQELLVQLHQAAELGDDQTAKQLIEQIQDFHNPLKIALAQLVEELRLDTISDLTKFSLESEGLIDSLG; encoded by the coding sequence ATGAAACATCTAAAAAATAAGCTTAAAAAGAATTCGCCGCCTTTACCATTGCGCTTACTCTTAACAGTTCCCTTTGCTCTTTTGATTACTGCATCCGTTGCGTTAACTGGGTGGATATCTTTTATTGCTAGCAAGCAGACAATGAACGACTTGGTGGCACAGTTACTTCAACAAGCAACTAAACGCATCTCGGAACCTTTAGACTACTTAGATAGTTTGCCTAATGCCAACCAGGTCGCTCAAGAGAGCGGACAGTCGGTTTTAAAAGATTTACAAATCAGCCCTAATAGTCAAATTTTTATTCTCAACCGTTCGGGAAAAATTATTGCTTATTCTACTCCTACTACGAAAGATATTCCCGATTATCTAGTTGCACAAAAATTAATTCACCAGCAAAGTATCATTAAATATTCAGTCCAATTTTTGATAAAAAATTTCGATAATCTATATGCGATCGAAAAGAGTGAAACGCTCAATTTTACTGCTAATGGTAACAAATATTTACTCCAGGTCAAACCTTTTTCCGAATCAGATTTGGAGAACAAGCACAGTATAGATTGGTTAATTGTTGCTGTCGTCCCTGAAAGTGATTTTATGAACCAGGTGAACGCCAACACCCGTGTCACATTCATGCTTTGCTTGCTAGCGCTGATTCTCTCTATCGCACTCCTTTTATTTATTTCTTTAAGAATCGAACTCAAATTACGGCGATTAATTGAGGCTACGCAAGCAATTGCCCAAGGAAACCTGAACCAAGAGGTGTTGGGAAGTAATGTCGCCGAACTAGAATATCTGGCTCGTGCTTTCAACCAGATGAGCCAACAATTGCAAAAATATCGTTCTCAATCCGAGTACTACTCTAATATCCTGGAACGGAGAGTCGAATCTAAAACTCGCCAACTAAAACAGAAAAACTGGGAACTCAAAAAAGCAAAAAAGGCAGCTGAAGCGGCTAATCATGCTAAAACTACGTTCCTCGCTAATATGAGTCACGAATTGAGAACGCCCCTTAATGTAATTCTTGGTTTTGCTCAACAGATGACTCGTCACGAGCTAACGACTCCCTCTCAGCAGTCAAGGTTGGATGTTATCAATCGAAGTGGCTCTCATTTATTGAAACTGATTAATAATATTTTGTCTTTATCTAAAATCGAAGCTGGTCAGATGACGCTTGATGAAACCGCTTTTGACTTCTATGCTTTACTCGATGACATCGAACAAATGTTGTTGCCCAAAGCTAGCTTGAAAGGTTTGCAATTAATTTTCCAACGCTCTGAAAAAGTTCCGCAATATGTACGGACTGACGAAAGCAAATTGCGCCAAGTTTTAATGAATCTTTTAGAAAATGCCATCAAATTTACTTCCTCCGGCAGCGTCACACTTCAAGTTCAAGTAACTGACCGTTTACGTCTATCTCTTAACCAGAAATCATCAAAAGTTAAAGCTTTACTTTTTTGTATTAGCGATACAGGTTCCGGTATTGCACGAGAGGAATTAGAATCTTTATTTAAACCATTCGTGCAAACTGAAACTGGCAAGCGCTCTCAAACCGGAACTGGATTGGGGCTGCCCATTAGTCGTCAATTTATTAAGCTGATGAGTGGTGATATTCGAGTGAAAAGCAAATTAGGAAAAGGAACCACTTTTCGGTTTTATATTCGAGTTGGTTTGGCTGATGCTCGGGAAGTAGACAATCATCTCTTATCTCCTAGAGTTATTGGTTTAGCTCCCAACCAACAAAAGTACCGCATCTTGGTTGTTGACGACCAATGGGAAAATCGGCTGCTTTTAAGTGAGTGTTGTCAGGAAGTGGGTTTTCAAGTTTGGCAAGCATCCAATGGCAAGGAAGCTATTGAGTTGTGGCAGCAACACAAACCGCACTTGATTTGGATGGATATTCGGATGCCGATAATGGATGGCTATCAAGCAACTCAACACATCAGAAAACAGCCAAACGGTGAAGAGACGGTGATTATTGCTTTGACGGCTAGCGTTTTTGATGTGAAGCGGAAACAAGCTTTTGATGTTGGTTGCAATGACTTTGTAGCTAAACCTTGCCCAGAGGCGGTGATTTTTGAAAAGATGGCACTTCACTTGGGTGTTCGCTACCTCTACGAAACTCAATCTTCCCATCTCCAGCATCGGTTAGTTCCACAAATCACTCCTGAATCGCTTTCTGTGTTGCCTCAAGAATTGCTCGTTCAACTTCACCAAGCAGCAGAGCTTGGGGATGACCAAACCGCTAAACAACTTATTGAGCAGATTCAAGATTTTCACAATCCACTCAAAATTGCACTGGCTCAGTTGGTGGAAGAACTGCGATTGGATACTATTAGCGACCTCACTAAGTTTTCTCTTGAAAGCGAGGGATTAATTGACTCACTGGGTTAA